The Ruminococcaceae bacterium BL-4 region GAATCCGCCAGCATTGAAAATCAAAAGCTGCTTCTCCAACGGTATGTCCGTGAGCGCGGCTGGAATGAAATCGATGTATATACCGACGACGGATACTCCGGAACAAACTTCGACCGTCCCGGTGTCCAGCGATTGATTGAGGATGCCAAAGCAAAGCGCATTAACGTGATTTTAGTCAAGGACCTGTCGCGTTTCGGCAGAAACTACATTGAATTTGGGCAATACACGGATTACCTGTTTCCTTCCATTGGATGCCGCTTCATTGCGCTGAACAACGGCATCGACACGGAAAGCACCAACGGCAGCACCGATGTTATGTGTTTTTTGAACTTATTTAACGAGTTTTACAGCCGGGATACCAGCAAGAAGGTCAAGGCCGTAAAAAAAGCGTGTGCGGAGGACGGAAAATTCATGGGAACCTATCCCGCCTACGGCTACAAGCGCGACCCTGCGGATAAGCATCATCTTGTGATCGACGAGGAAACCGCGCTGGTTGTGCGCCGGATTTTCGCCATGCGCTGCCAGGGCATGGGGTTCCGTGCCATCGCCGTTGTGCTTAATGAAGCAGGCGTTCAGCCGCCCGGAGTGCTGTACTATCGGCGCAAAGGGCAAAGCGACCCGCGTAATGTCAACCATCAGTGGGCCGATACCACAGTCCAGGTTATTCTCCGAAATGAGGTTTATATTGGAAATATGGTACAGGGCAAGCACGGGACGCTTTCCTATAAATCCCGCAAGCTTGTAACCAAGCCGGAGGATGAATGGATACGGGTGGAAAAGACCCACGAAGCAATCATTCCCCGCGATGTGTGGGACACGGTTGTCAGCATTGACCAGAAGAAGGTGCGGAAGTCTCCCGCCGCCGCAGGCCGAAAAAGTATTTTCACCGGCCTTGTCTACTGCGCCGACTGCGGTTTCAAAATGCGGTCCCACAATGAAACCCGCAAGTACAGCGACGGCCATACGCAGATATTCCACTCCTTCATCTGCGGCAATTACAGCCGCAGCGGGAAAACCGCCTGCACTATCCACATGATTTATGAGGATGTGCTGAGTAAGCTCGTATTGGCGGATATCCGGGAAAAAGCGCAGTATGCGGAGTACGACCGGGACCGGCTTGTGGCGCAGATCACCCGTCTGAAGGACAAGGAAACCCGCAGCCGCCTGTCCTCTTATGAACAAGAGCTGAAAACGGCAACCGTCCGCGTTTCGGAGCTGGAAAAGCTGATGCAGAATCTCTATGAGGACAAATGCAAAGGCGTCATTCCGCAGACCGTGTTCCAGACACTGATGCAGAAATATGAATCCGAGCGCGCGGAAAAAGCCGCCGCTCTCCCGGAACTGGAACAAAAGGTCCGGGCGCAGCGTGGAAACAGGCAGGACGCGGATCGCTGGACGGATATCATCCGGCGCTATACGGAAATCACGGAGCTGGATGAAACCATCCTGTTTGAACTGGTGGACCGCATCGAGGTGGGCGAAACTCAAAAGCAGGGCGCCCTTCGCATCTGCGACATCAAGGTGCATTACCGCTACGTTGGCAATGTGGACGAGGCGCTGACGCAGGAAAAGAGGGAGCGTTATGAAAAAGCTGTATAAGGTCGGCATCTACTGCCGCCTGAGCGTGGACGACGCCTCCAATTCCGCGAAAGCGAAAAGCTACATCCCCGCCGACGAATCCGCCAGCATCGAAAATCAACGGGAAATCCTCTCCAAATTTGTGATGCTGAACGGCTGGACGGAGGTGAAAATCTACGCCGACGACGGGTACAGCGGCGGCAACTTTCAGCGTCCCGGTTTTCTGGAGATGCTGGAGGACGCCAGAAAAGGCATTATCAACCTAATCCTCGTCAAAGACCTGTCCCGGCTGGGACGCGACTTTGTAGAGGTGGGTCGGTACACGGACGTTGTGTTTCCCGCCCTTGGGTGCCGCTTCGTCTCCGTGTTGGACTGTCTGGACACCGAGGGCGACAATACCGATATGCTCCACTTCCGCAGTTTGATGAACGACTACCATTTGAAGGATTTAAGCAATAAAATCAAGTCCGTGCGGTACGCTAAAATGAAAAGCGGGCAGTTCCTTTCCGCTTACGCCCCTTACGGCTATCGCAAAAGCGAGGACGATAAACACAAGCTGGTGATCGACGAATACGCCGCAGACGTGGTTCGCAGAGCCTTTTCCATGCGGCGGGACGGCGCGGCCTATGGCAAGATTGCCGCCGCTTTCAATCAGGACGGCATCCTTCCCCCGCGCGGGTACTGGCACAGCCTGTACGGAACCGGCGAATGCCGGTATTCTCAAATTTGGACCTGCACAGCCGTAAAAAACCTTCTGAACAGCCAGGTCTACCTTGGAAACCTGCTGATGAATTATACCGGCTCCCGTTCCTATAAGGACGGCACGATGATTTATAAGCCGGAATCCGAGTGGATACGGTGCGAGGCAACCCATAAAGCAATCGTTACCCCGGAAGAATGGGAGGCCGTGCAAAAAATCAATCAGGCTGCAAAGCGCCGCGTTGAGAATAACCGAAAGCCGACCCGAAGCCTTTTCTCCGGCAAGCTGGTCTGCGCGGACTGCAAAGGTCCGCTTGGCGCAAGCACGGAGACACAGCATCGTAAAAACGGTACTGTAAAACGCTATGTTTCCTACTGCTGTGAGCGATATATCCAGTCGGGCCGGAGCGTTTGTTCCTGGCACCGTATTTATGAAATGACGCTGGCGCAGATCGTAATGGCTGAAATTAAATCGGACGCCGAGACCGTCACTCTGGATGAAGCCGGTGCGGTGGAAAAACTCAAGCGCCGGATGGCACAGTTTGATGAACAGCGCATGGCGAACACCCATCAGGAAATCGGAAAACTGCGCCGCCGCTTGCAGGAATTGGAGAGCATGACCGCAAAGCTCTATGAGGACAAGGTTAGCGGCGCGATCAGCGAGAGCACCTTTTCGGTGCTGATAACGAAAAACGAACAGGAGCGCCTTATCAAAGCCGAACGCTTTGACGCGCTTCTGTCCGAAGTTAAAAAATCCGACCAGGATGCCGCCGACATTCAAAATTGGGCGGCAACGATCCGCAAATATCTAAACTTACAGGAACTTGACCGGGAAACCATAGACGAGCTGATAGACCACATTGAAATTGGCGAACGCACCGTCGTTGACGGTAAGCGCAGGCAGGATGTTAACGTGTTTTATCGTTTTGTCGGGCAGGTCAACCGGGAATATGATATGCAATGAAAACAGGCCGACTTACAGGTTTTGAGTATTTTTTATCACGACTTTCCCCAATAACGCATGTTCTTCATTATGTTCCGGAACGGAGTGAAATCATCATCGTCTCTGGCACTGTCCACACCGTCGTTGACGGCAATTAGCCGGACATTTTTTTGTCGCAAAATCTCCATAATTTGGCCGACTTTGAGATAGTCGCGCTCCAACCGGCTCATGTCTTTCACGATGACGGCCTCGACATGCCCTGCTTCGACTTCCTTCATCATAGCCGTGGACCCCGGTCGGTCGAACCGGGTTCCGGAAATACCGTCGTCGGTGAAATGGGTCGGACGGGGAAAACCGTTTCTGCGGGCATATTCCTCCAGCATCTGCTTCTGATGAGATATGCTGTTGCTCTCACTCTGCAACTCGTCGTCGCGGGACAGACGTTCGTATAGCGGAGTTATTTTGTTCTTGACCATACCGCCAACCTCCTGTATGTAAAATGCTCTAAGCAGCTTCATTAACCATGACAAAAATCATGATAAATAAGCCTCTTAGAGCATATAACACCATAAACCTCTATATTGTATATTGTCGAAACAGTATTAAACTAAATATTAGAAAAAAATATTAGGGAAAAGTATAATATCCCAAATTAATCCAGATTAATATCATTCTACACTTTGGTGAGTATTGAGATTTCGAAATGCGCGAAATGCACATAAAAGGTTAAAAAGCACACTCGGTGAAAGCCGAGGCCGCAAAACTATAGGGCCCAGCATAATTGAGAGACCAAAGGACAGCCAGTTGCCGATGAAAATGATCATAGGCAACTGGCAAATTTTATGATGGTGGAAAAGTCAAATGATAAAACATGGCATAGCGTAAGCAATATTTAGGCTCAAAAAATGGCTCATCAATCCGGATGAGCCATTCATAAAATAACTAAAACTGCGCCATTTTATTAATGGAACCCGATATGTTGGGTTCGCAACTCTCGAACGCTATAAGAATGAAGAATTTTGGCACGAGCATCCAACCATTTACTTTAGCACGCTTTATGAAGAAGGGGAATATGAGGTCTTTGCAGCCATTGAAACAGACATTTATGCTGCTCAGAATTTACGTTGTTATAGTTATATTAATAAAAGTGACCAAACAGATTTAAAAAAATATATTTTGGCCATTCAACAGGCATCACTTTACAATACCGGTATTGATGTGAAAGATTCCGATGAACTGCTGACCCTTTCCACATGCAGTTACCATACTAACGATGGCCGCTTTGTGGTAGTGGCAAAGAAAATAATCAGTTAAATTGAAAAGGGGAGCCTTGCATGAGCAAAAAATTTCATTCGGAACCCGATATCGGAGCAAATCAACCGCAGAAAGATTACTTAGACAAATTAGAGAAATTGATTGCAAGGGTTCGAACTGGTGATATGGATGCCACAGCGCAATTTATACTACGGTATAATAAAAAAATCGTTTCTATTGCATTTGATGTGCTGCAGGATGAAGAACTTGCTAAAAAATCCGCTAAGAAAACATTGGAAGGTGCTGTGGAACAATTACGGCAGAATATACGGACAGGTGCGTTTGAACCTTGGCTCATGTGGTTGACACGCAGTGATGCTTTACAATATACGCAAGTGAAGCGTTTATGTAATACACAGGTAATGCAGCAAGAAGTGTTACAATCAATGGTCACAAAAGAAGGTGATGAAGTACCAGCAAACATTCATTTTACCCAGAGAAGCCCAGACAATGCAGCATCACCTGATTCCTCTGACATTATCCATAATGGAATTCCTGTGCCTCAAAGCGCTCCTGTTTTAAAACGCCCGCCAAACGCTTCCATTTTTCAGGAAGAGCGCGATGAATTTATTGAAAGCGATACTGAACGTCAAGGTGATAGCATTGTACCGCCAATCAATAATGAAAAACATAAAAGGGCAGGCCGAAGGTTCAAGTGCAAAAAACGGATGATGCAGCGTAAAACTATCGTCCTAAGTATAATTATATCCCTATTATGTTTGATTCTGCTATGGGCTTTATTTGGTACACTTGCAAGGAATTTTAACGTTTTCCCGGATTTGGGCTATAGCTGGTTTGATGACAACTTTTTTGAGCTCTTTTAACAGTCCTAAGGTGAAAAATGAGGCTTAGACATAGGCAAGCGCGAATATGGAAAGGCACAGCTTTCCGTTATGATTTTCATAAGACTCCCATATGGAAAATTTTAAGTATTATTATGTTGGGGCTGCTATTGGCAATTGGTATGTTACGGATTCCCCAGAAGCATGTAGTGCAAGGACTCTCTATGGAACCAACTTTAAATGAAGGCGACAACTTGTATTATACAAAGTTTCACAATCCGGCATACGGCGATCTGATTATATTTCAGACTCAGAACCCCAAATATGGCTACATGGTTAAGCGTGTAATTGGGCTTGAA contains the following coding sequences:
- a CDS encoding Resolvase/invertase-type recombinase catalytic domain-containing protein, whose amino-acid sequence is MVKNKITPLYERLSRDDELQSESNSISHQKQMLEEYARRNGFPRPTHFTDDGISGTRFDRPGSTAMMKEVEAGHVEAVIVKDMSRLERDYLKVGQIMEILRQKNVRLIAVNDGVDSARDDDDFTPFRNIMKNMRYWGKS
- a CDS encoding Signal peptidase I (modular protein) translates to MRLRHRQARIWKGTAFRYDFHKTPIWKILSIIMLGLLLAIGMLRIPQKHVVQGLSMEPTLNEGDNLYYTKFHNPAYGDLIIFQTQNPKYGYMVKRVIGLEGDQISVNADGSVIRNGEPLIEPYIETDKLGNSAMAEVTVEKGKLICSR
- a CDS encoding Resolvase; amino-acid sequence: MKKLYKVGIYCRLSVDDASNSAKAKSYIPADESASIENQREILSKFVMLNGWTEVKIYADDGYSGGNFQRPGFLEMLEDARKGIINLILVKDLSRLGRDFVEVGRYTDVVFPALGCRFVSVLDCLDTEGDNTDMLHFRSLMNDYHLKDLSNKIKSVRYAKMKSGQFLSAYAPYGYRKSEDDKHKLVIDEYAADVVRRAFSMRRDGAAYGKIAAAFNQDGILPPRGYWHSLYGTGECRYSQIWTCTAVKNLLNSQVYLGNLLMNYTGSRSYKDGTMIYKPESEWIRCEATHKAIVTPEEWEAVQKINQAAKRRVENNRKPTRSLFSGKLVCADCKGPLGASTETQHRKNGTVKRYVSYCCERYIQSGRSVCSWHRIYEMTLAQIVMAEIKSDAETVTLDEAGAVEKLKRRMAQFDEQRMANTHQEIGKLRRRLQELESMTAKLYEDKVSGAISESTFSVLITKNEQERLIKAERFDALLSEVKKSDQDAADIQNWAATIRKYLNLQELDRETIDELIDHIEIGERTVVDGKRRQDVNVFYRFVGQVNREYDMQ
- a CDS encoding protein of unknown function (Evidence 5 : Unknown function); translation: MSKKFHSEPDIGANQPQKDYLDKLEKLIARVRTGDMDATAQFILRYNKKIVSIAFDVLQDEELAKKSAKKTLEGAVEQLRQNIRTGAFEPWLMWLTRSDALQYTQVKRLCNTQVMQQEVLQSMVTKEGDEVPANIHFTQRSPDNAASPDSSDIIHNGIPVPQSAPVLKRPPNASIFQEERDEFIESDTERQGDSIVPPINNEKHKRAGRRFKCKKRMMQRKTIVLSIIISLLCLILLWALFGTLARNFNVFPDLGYSWFDDNFFELF
- a CDS encoding Recombinase → MIEKTYNVGIYCRLSNDDERDGESASIENQKLLLQRYVRERGWNEIDVYTDDGYSGTNFDRPGVQRLIEDAKAKRINVILVKDLSRFGRNYIEFGQYTDYLFPSIGCRFIALNNGIDTESTNGSTDVMCFLNLFNEFYSRDTSKKVKAVKKACAEDGKFMGTYPAYGYKRDPADKHHLVIDEETALVVRRIFAMRCQGMGFRAIAVVLNEAGVQPPGVLYYRRKGQSDPRNVNHQWADTTVQVILRNEVYIGNMVQGKHGTLSYKSRKLVTKPEDEWIRVEKTHEAIIPRDVWDTVVSIDQKKVRKSPAAAGRKSIFTGLVYCADCGFKMRSHNETRKYSDGHTQIFHSFICGNYSRSGKTACTIHMIYEDVLSKLVLADIREKAQYAEYDRDRLVAQITRLKDKETRSRLSSYEQELKTATVRVSELEKLMQNLYEDKCKGVIPQTVFQTLMQKYESERAEKAAALPELEQKVRAQRGNRQDADRWTDIIRRYTEITELDETILFELVDRIEVGETQKQGALRICDIKVHYRYVGNVDEALTQEKRERYEKAV
- a CDS encoding protein of unknown function (Evidence 5 : Unknown function), which gives rise to MAIQQASLYNTGIDVKDSDELLTLSTCSYHTNDGRFVVVAKKIIS